From the genome of Neodiprion pinetum isolate iyNeoPine1 chromosome 3, iyNeoPine1.2, whole genome shotgun sequence, one region includes:
- the LOC124213833 gene encoding fibroblast growth factor receptor substrate 2 gives MGCVNSRADINDLHPNIFQVMNVDDAGNLITPGKLEITELDIVLYQRDKQPVKWPLRCLRRYGYDAEIFSFESGRRCSTGPGIYAFKCRRAEQLFNLVQTNIQVCNSSGDDTISRELPVASHPGSTVTMRVMMPSEPSYLDPTPARSNSRIGPRFSHSQQNGIGRLGSVGSSSGPMSPQGTMGSPSPPPMLPPPPPVPHPPPSSLYVNEEVLTSATIEREHNNNKSLRRTMQRSCTVSSTTSSSGFMALEPTPLPLPTSQESSCRSRPPPLPMASYINVDLSSDASPLSPSHSISDSTPLREEASELDGAQHAYMNISPGQEHYDTATTTMRTSLPQVQPDWEDEPRHCYANLESSDIEGLRKRFSGISTAEKSPLLPTTPPAGPVREVNYAVLDLDQKHNTTAVSPEGNVNPANTPIPPDSPNKPLKGYATIDFNKTTALSHSVNPNLVNDNEGSRKTRHNSTINDLSAPSRHSSSISE, from the exons ATGGGGTGTGTTAACAGTCGGGCGGACATTAACGATCTTCATCCAAATATATTTCAAGTGATGAACGTTGATGATGCGGGCAACTTGATAACACCTGGTAAGCTAGAAATAACAGAATTAGATATAGTTTTGTATCAACGTGATAAGCAACCAGTCAAGTGGCCTCTACGCTGTTTACGTCGCTATGGCTATGACGCCGAAATATTCAGCTTTGAATCTGGAAGACGCTGTTCTACTGGGCCCGGCATTTACGCATTCAAGTGCCGTAGGGCTGAACAACTATTCAACCTTGTACAAACCAACATTCAG GTTTGCAATAGTAGCGGAGATGATACGATATCGAGAGAACTGCCAGTTGCATCACATCCAGGATCGACGGTAACAATGCGAGTAATGATGCCTTCGGAGCCCAGTTATTTAGACCCAACTCCTGCAAGGAGCAACAGTCGAATAGGTCCGAGATTTTCTCACAGCCAGCAAAATGGAATTGGAAGATTAGGCAGCGTTGGAAGCAGTAGTGGCCCCATGTCACCCCAGGGTACTATGGGATCGCCATCACCGCCACCCATGCTTCCACCACCACCTCCAGTTCCCCATCCCCCTCCGTCCTCTCTCTATGTCAATGAAGAAGTGCTGACATCAGCCACAATCGAACGAGAAcacaataataacaaaagcCTTAGAAGAACTATGCAGAG GTCTTGTACAGTGAGTAGTACCACATCTAGTAGTGGTTTTATGGCTTTGGAACCTACGCCTCTACCTCTACCTACCAGTCAAGAATCCAGTTGCCGAAGTAGGCCACCACCTCTTCCAATGGCATCTTATATAAATGTTGATCTGAGCAGTGATGCCAGCCCACTTTCTCCGTCGCACAGTATTTCTGATTCAACGCCTTTGCGAGAAGAAGCCAGCGAGCTTGATGGTGCTCAGCATGCCTACATGAATATCAGTCCTGGGCAAGAACATTATGATACTGCAACGACTACAATGCGCACATCGTTACCGCAGGTACAACCTGACTGGGAGGATGAGCCTAGGCACTGCTATGCAAACCTTGAATCTAGTGATATAGAAGGATTGAGAAAAAGATTCTCAGGGATATCTACTGCAGAGAAATCTCCTCTGCTTCCCACCACTCCTCCTGCTGGGCCAGTCAGAGAGGTGAATTATGCCGTTCTGGACCTTGACCAAAAACATAACACAACAGCTGTGAGCCCTGAAGGTAATGTGAACCCTGCAAATACTCCAATTCCACCCGACTCACCAAATAAACCGTTGAAAGGGTATGCGACAATagattttaataaaactaCGGCTCTTTCTCATTCTGTTAATCCAAATCTTGTCAATGACAACGAGGGCTCTCGGAAAACTCGACACAATTCAACGATCAATGACTTGTCAGCTCCATCTAGACACAGCTCATCTATTAGCGAGTGA
- the LOC124213839 gene encoding putative ankyrin repeat protein RF_0381 yields the protein MTAAYDDDTISPCRQEDVKNCDVPVDFASQKSVTTLDESVNNSRFENGAADESSEDASRNSEELPFPEACAGYKTVNSSITGRCVDVGNVVVNKGEGNCTSSEQGNLSETCLILRKQKNVEKTVSDMEENLSTTDVQKSNASKIPDTKIEDKPCKDSFNFEKLSTELIDAVSFDRTSPSTSEGNVREEKDLSCNLTDENKSEKLAIFQELLIDSNALSVNCNNSQENGVKSIPLHECASESSDECVTENGIQVSKSSDQIKTYQNVYRSKRNSFFPETRGSDLLEERGERGGVAELLNKENFDDYDPGCAMSFHEAIRTGDAKSVELLIARGVVQNIDEPDWNVSGDPPLLVAATNHNLSVLRVLLANGCDPGVRSPRGETALHRAIINGSPSSVFEIVEELLKYGCPSTVKEAGGGLTALHILTRQLANAQSSKSLHHNFDIALKTLELLAKVGPVDAKDHQGRSALHLLASSSTFGNSHKIEIEPMIRTLLEAGADPAQKNDRGETPLHEALECGALNTAFLLIPHTPTGITSRYGETPLHIAARKNQSEVVDSLLKLGEDPSLQDAGGNTPLHLASARGFHQTVSLLVTSPLAQLEKTNDDGLTSLQVAAESGFVNAVKLLLKAGADPSQTANYCVTTLHRHPDISVLINHELTRRRQLAA from the exons ATGACCGCCGCGTACGATGACGATACGATTTCTCCGTGCCGGCAAGAAGACGTTAAGAATTGCGATGTGCCGGTGGATTTCGCTTCGCAAAAAAGTGTAACAACTTTGGATGAATCCGTAAATAATTCTAGATTCGAAAACGGAGCTGCAGATGAAAGTTCTGAAGACGCAAGTCGAAATTCTGAGGAATTACCATTCCCCGAGGCTTGTGCAGGATATAAAACTGTAAATTCTTCGATAACAGGTCGATGTGTCGATGTAGGAAATGTAGTAGTAAATAAAGGCGAAGGGAATTGCACAAGCTCCGAACAAGGGAATTTATCGGAAACTTGTTTGATACTTCGTAAGCAAAAAAATGTAGAGAAGACGGTTTCGGACATGGAAGAAAATCTTTCGACCACTGATGTACAGAAATCTAATGCTTCGAAAATACCGGATACAAAAATCGAGGATAAACCTTGTAAAGATAGTTTCAACTTTGAAAAGTTATCCACGGAATTGATAGATGCCGTTTCTTTCGATCGAACATCACCGTCTACCTCGGAAGGCAATGTCCGCGAAGAGAAAGATCTGAGCTGTAATCTTACAGACGAGAATAAAAGCGAAAAGCTCGCGATCTTCCAAGAATTACTTATCGACAGTAACGCATTGTCTGTCAATTGTAATAACTCTCAAGAAAACGGAGTTAAAAGTATCCCATTGCACGAATGTGCCTCTGAATCGTCGGATGAGTGCGTTACAGAAAATGGGATTCAGGTGTCGAAGTCCAGTGATCAGATCAAGACGTATCAAAACGTTTATCGatcaaaaagaaattcttttttccccgAAACAAGGGGCTCTGATTTACTCGAGGAAAGAGGCGAAAGAGGCGGGGTCGCCGAATTATTGAACAAAGAAAACTTTGATGATTACGACCCGGGATGCGCGATGAGTTTTCACGAGGCAATTCGTACTGGAGATGCGAAGAGCGTCGAGTTGCTCATAGCACGCGGCGTTGTTCAAAATATTGACGAACCGGATTGGAACGTTTCGGGGGATCCGCCGCTACTTGTGGCGGCAACAAATCACAACCTCTCGGTTCTGAG GGTCTTACTTGCAAATGGCTGTGATCCTGGGGTCCGTTCTCCACGTGGTGAGACTGCACTTCATCGTGCGATAATAAATGGCAGCCCGTCAAGCGTATTTGAGATAGTAGAAGAGCTGCTAAAATATGGATGTCCATCGACGGTGAAAGAAGCTGGTGGAGGGTTGACGGCGTTGCATATTTTGACACGGCAGCTAGCGAATGCACAAAGTTCAAAGAGTCTTCATCACAATTTTGACATAGCTTTAAAAACGCTCGAACTCCTTGCAAAGGTTGGTCCAGTCGATGCCAAAGATCATCAAGGACGCAGTGCTCTGCATCTGTTGGCGTCATCTTCAACATTTGGCAACAGTCataaaatagaaattgaaCCCATGATAAGAACACTTTTGGAAGCTGGAGCGGATCCGGCTCAAAAAAATGACCGTGGCGAAACTCCTCTGCACGAAGCTCTAGAGTGTGGTGCGCTCAATACAGCTTTCCTTCTGATCCCTCACACACCCACCGGTATAACGTCCAGATATGGTGAAACGCCTCTGCACATTGCAGCGAGAAAAAACCAGTCCGAAGTTGTTGATAGTCTCCTTAAACTTGGGGAGGATCCAAGCTTGCAGGATGCAGGAGGTAATACACCGCTGCATTTAGCTTCTGCAAGAGGCTTCCATCAGACTGTTTCACTTCTGGTTACTTCACCTTTGGCACAGTTGGAGAAAACTAATGATGACGGATTAACATCGTTGCAAGTTGCCGCTGAAAGCGGTTTTGTAAACGCAGTAAAACTTTTGTTGAAAGCTGGTGCCGATCCTAGTCAAACTGCTAATTACTGTGTCACTACTTTACATCGTCATCCTGATATCTCTGTATTAATTAATCACGAGTTAACAAGACGTCGACAGCTCGCTGCTTGA